A single window of Taeniopygia guttata chromosome 1, bTaeGut7.mat, whole genome shotgun sequence DNA harbors:
- the CHD4 gene encoding chromodomain-helicase-DNA-binding protein 4 isoform X8 — MASGIGSPSPCSGGSDDDEMEILLNNAIPQHPEPEEEPEEELLSEADTPKIKKKKKPKKLKEPKVPKLSKRQKKELGDSSGEGNEFVEEEEEVLRSDSEGSDYTPGKKKKKKLGPKKEKKNKAKRKEEEEEEEEDDDSKEPKSSAQLLEDWGMEDIDHIFTEEDYRTLTNYKAFSQFVRPLIAAKNPKIAVSKMMMVLGAKWREFSTNNPFKGSSGASVAAAAAAAVAVVESMVTNVDAVLPQPPVDVPLRKAKTKEGKGPNARRKPKASPRIPDIKKPKTKKVAPLKIKLGGFGSKRKRSSSEDDDLDVESDFDDASINSYSVSDGSTSRSSRSRKKLKAGKKKKKGEEDSTVAVDGYETDHQDYCEVCQQGGEIILCDTCPRAYHMVCLDPDMEKAPEGKWSCPHCEKEGIQWEAKEDNSEGEEILEDVVGDAEEEDDHHMEFCRVCKDGGELLCCDACPSSYHIHCLNPPLPEIPNGEWLCPRCTCPALKGKVQKILIWKWGQPPVGPAPPRPPDADPNAPPPKPLEGRPERQFFVKWQGMSYWHCSWVSELQLELHCQVMFRNYQRKNDMDEPPSGDFGGEEEKSRKRKNKDPKYAEMEERFYRYGIKPEWMMIHRILNHSVDKKGNVHYLIKWRDLPYDQASWESEDVDIQDYDLYKQAYWNHRELMRGEEGRPGKKLKKVKMRKLERPPETPTVDPTVKYDRQPEYLDVTGGTLHPYQLEGLNWLRFSWAQGTDTILADEMGLGKTVQTAVFLYSLYKEGHSKGPFLVSAPLSTIINWEREFEMWAPDMYVVTYVGDKDSRAIIRENEFTFEDNAIRGGKKASRMKKEAAVKFHVLLTSYELITIDMAILGSIDWACLIVDEAHRLKNNQSKFFRVLNGYSLQHKLLLTGTPLQNNLEELFHLLNFLTPERFHNLEGFLEEFADIAKEDQIKKLHDMLGPHMLRRLKADVFKNMPSKTELIVRVELSPMQKKYYKYILTRNFEALNARGGGNQVSLLNVVMDLKKCCNHPYLFPVAAMEAPKMPNGMYDGSALIRASGKLLLLQKMLKNLKEGGHRVLIFSQMTKMLDLLEDFLEHEGYKYERIDGGITGNMRQEAIDRFNAPGAQQFCFLLSTRAGGLGINLATADTVIIYDSDWNPHNDIQAFSRAHRIGQNKKVMIYRFVTRASVEERITQVAKKKMMLTHLVVRPGLGSKTGSMSKQELDDILKFGTEELFKDEATEGGDNKEGEDSSVIHYDDKAIERLLDRNQDETEDTELQGMNEYLSSFKVAQYVVREEEMGEEEEVEREIIKQEESVDPDYWEKLLRHHYEQQQEDLARNLGKGKRIRKQVNYNDGSQEDRGSRAVFLSDWQDDQSDNQSDYSVASEEGDEDFDERSEAARRPSRKGLRNDKDKPLPPLLARVGGNIEVLGFNARQRKAFLNAIMRYGMPPQDAFTTQWLVRDLRGKSEKEFKAYVSLFMRHLCEPGADGAETFADGVPREGLSRQHVLTRIGVMSLIRKKVQEFEHVNGRWSMPELAEIEENKKLSQPSSPSPKTPTPSTPGDTQPNTPAPVPPPEDGVKVEEGASTKEQGEPSEPEKELSASATETEAPMEQCAQPGETPPQEAKSPVNSTEADEKKVEETEVKERPDEPMEVESKADAEKVEDRAATENPPDPPIITLDEKDEKKDDDKRDVVMLQNGEMLKDSVDERHKKAVKQRFMFNIADGGFTELHSLWQNEERAATVTKKTYEIWHRRHDYWLLAGIINHGYARWQDIQNDPRYAILNEPFKGEMNRGNFLEIKNKFLARRFKLLEQALVIEEQLRRAAYLNMSEDPSHPSMALNTRFAEVECLAESHQHLSKESMAGNKPANAVLHKVLKQLEELLSDMKADVTRLPATIARIPPVAVRLQMSERNILSRLANRSSEPPPPPPPQQVAQQQ; from the exons ATGGCTTCGGGCATTGGATCTCCATCACCGTGCTCAGGGGGCAGTGATGATGATGAGATGGAGATCCTGTTGAACAACGCTATCCCCCAGCATCCAG AACCTGAAGAAGAGCCAGAAGAAGAGCTTCTATCAGAGGctgacacccccaaaatcaagaagaagaagaagcccAAGAAACTGAAGGAACCCAAAGTGCCCAAGCTCAGCAAGCGTCAGAAGAAGgag ctGGGGGACAGCTCTGGTGAGGGGAATGAGTTtgtggaggaagaagaagaggttCTGCGCTCTGACAGTGAGGGCAGTGATTATACCcctgggaagaagaaaaagaagaaattaggacccaagaaggaaaagaaaaacaaagccaagcgcaaggaggaagaggaagaggaggaagaagatgaCGACTCAAAG GAGCCAAAGTCATCTGCTCAGCTCCTGGAAGATTGGGGCATGGAGGACATTGATCACATCTTCACAGAAGAGGATTACCGCACACTCACCAACTACAAAGCTTTCAGCCAGTTTGTCAG GCCACTTATCGCAGCCAAGAACCCTAAAATAGCAGTGTCGAAGATGATGATGGTACTGGGAGCCAAATGGAGGGAGTTCAGCACAAACAATCCCTTCAAGGGAAGTTCAGGTGCAtctgtggcagctgctgcagctgcagctgttgCAGTAGTTGAGAGTATGGTGACAAACGTGGATGCTGTCCTGCCACAGCCCCCTGTAGATGTGCCGCTCAGGAAAGCCAAGACAAAGGAGGGCAAAG GGCCCAATGCCCGGCGGAAGCCAAAGGCCAGTCCTCGTATTCCTGATATCAAGAAACCTAAAACAAAGAAGGTGGCACCACTGAAAATCAAACTGGGAGGATTTGGTTCCAAGCGTAAAAGATCATCA AGTGAAGATGATGATCTGGACGTAGAGTCAGACTTTGATGATGCCAGCATCAACAGCTACTCTGTTTCAGATGGATCTACAAGCCGTAGTAGCCGCAGTCGCAAAAAACTCAAGgctgggaagaagaaaaagaaag GTGAGGAGGACTCCACAGTGGCTGTGGATGGCTATGAGACTGATCACCAGGACTACTGTGAGGTGTGCCAGCAGGGAGGAGAAATTATATTATGTGATACCTGCCCTCGTGCCTACCACATGGTTTGCCTGGACCCAGACATGGAGAAAGCTCCAGAGGGCAAATGGAGCTGCCCACACTGT GAAAAAGAAGGCATTCAGTGGGAAGCAAAGGAGGATAACTCTGAAGGTGAGGAAATCCTGGAGGATGTAGTGGGGGAtgctgaggaagaggatgaCCACCATATGGAGTTCTGTAGAGTCTGCAAGGATGgaggagagctgctgtgctgtgatgCCTGTCCTTCATCCTATCACATCCACTGTCTGAATCCCCCACTGCCTGAGATTCCCAATGGAGAGTGGCTGTGTCCTCGCTGCACT TGCCCAGCTTTGAAAGGAAAGGTGCAGAAGATCTTGATCTGGAAATGGGGTCAGCCCCCGGTTGGCCCTGCACCTCCACGTCCACCTGATGCAGATCCTAATGCTCCACCGCCTAAGCCTCTGGAGGGTCGGCCTGAAAGGCAGTTCTTTGTCAAATGGCAGGGCATGTCCTACTGGCACTGCTCCTGGGTGTCGGAGTTGCAG CTGGAGTTGCACTGCCAGGTCATGTTTCGTAACTACCAGCGCAAAAATGATATGGATGAGCCACCCTCAGGAGACTTtggaggggaggaagagaaaagccggaagagaaaaaacaaggaCCCCAAATACGCTGAGATGGAAGAGCGTTTCTATCGATATGGGATCAAGCCAGAGTGGATGATGATCCACAGGATCCTTAATCATAG TGTGGATAAGAAGGGGAATGTCCACTATTTGATTAAATGGAGAGACCTACCCTATGACCAGGCATCCTGGGAAAGTGAAGATGTGGACATTCAAGATTATGATCTCTACAAGCAAGCCTACTGGAATCACAG GGAGCTGATGCGAGGTGAAGAGGGCAGGCCTGGTAAGAAGTTAAAGAAAGTGAAGATGCGGAAACTGGAGAGACCCCCTGAGACTCCCACAGTAGAT CCAACAGTGAAATATGACCGGCAACCGGAGTACCTCGATGTAACAGGGGGGACCTTGCATCCCTACCAACTGGAAGGGCTGAATTGGCTGCGCTTCTCTTGGGCCCAAGGCACAGATACAATCTTGGCTGATGAAATGGGTCTGGGAAAGACTGTGCAGACAGCAGTGTTCCTGTATTCCTTATACAAAGAG GGCCACTCAAAGGGACCCTTCTTGGTGAGTGCGCCACTGTCCACAATCATCAACTGGGAACGAGAATTTGAGATGTGGGCCCCAGATATGTATGTAGTGACCTATGTTGGGGACAAAGACAGCCGGGCCATCATCCGTGAGAATGAATTCACTTTTGAGGATAATGCCATACGTGGAGGCAAGAAGGCGTCCAGAATGAAG AAGGAGGCTGCTGTCAAGTTCCATGTGCTTCTCACCTCCTATGAATTGATCACAATTGATATGGCCATACTAGGCTCTATTGACTGGGCCTGTCTCATTGTGGATGAAGCTCACAGACTGAAGAACAACCAGTCTAAG TTCTTCCGTGTGCTAAATGGTTACTCCCTccagcacaagctgctgcttACGGGAACTCCCCTGCAGAACAACCTGGAAGAACTGTTCCACCTGCTGAACTTCCTGACACCTGAGAGATTCCA TAACTTGGAGGGTTTCCTAGAAGAGTTTGCAGATATTGCCAAGGAAGATCAGATCAAGAAGCTGCATGACATGCTGGGCCCACATATGCTGAGGCGTCTCAAGGCTGATGTTTTCAAGAATATGCCATCTAAGACTGAACTCATTGTCAGAGTGGAGCTGAGTCCCATGCAGAA gaaaTATTACAAATACATTTTGACAAGAAATTTCGAGGCACTGAATGCACGGGGTGGTGGTAACCAAGTCTCATTGCTCAATGTTGTTATGGATCTGAAGAAGTGCTGTAACCACCCCTACCTCTTTCCTGTGGCTGCTATG gAAGCTCCAAAAATGCCAAATGGCATGTATGATGGTAGTGCACTTATTCGAGCCTCTGGAAAGCTGTTGCTGCTCCAGAAAATGTTAAAGAACCTGAAGGAAGGAGGTCACAGAGTGCTCATATTCTCTCAG ATGACTAAAATGTTGGACCTTCTAGAAGATTTTTTGGAACACGAAGGATACAAATATGAGCGGATTGATGGAGGAATCACGGGGAACATGCGTCAGGAGGCTATTGATCGCTTCAATG ctcctggagctcagcagttctgctttctgctttcaACTCGAGCTGGGGGTCTTGGTATTAACTTGGCCACAGCAGATACTGTGATTATCTACGATTCAGACTGGAACCCCCACAATGATATCCAG GCCTTCAGCCGTGCACACAGAATTGGACAGAACAAGAAAGTGATGATATATCGCTTTGTGACAAGGGCCTCAGTGGAGGAGCGTATCACTCAGGTGGCCAAGAAGAAGATGATGCTAACTCACCTGGTAGTGAGACCAGGGTTGGGCTCCAAGACAGGCTCCATGTCCAAACAGGAGCTTGATGACATTCTCAAATTTGGCACTGAAGAGCTCTTCAAGGATGAGGCTACTGAGGGGG GGGATAACAAAGAAGGCGAGGACAGTAGTGTCATCCACTATGATGACAAAGCAATTGAGCGTCTGTTGGATCGGAACCAGGATGAAACAGAAGATACAGAACTTCAGGGCATGAATGAGTATCTCAGCTCCTTCAAGGTGGCCCAGTATGTGGTTCGTGAGGAGGAGATGGGG gaggaagaggaggttgaacGGGAAATTATTAAGCAAGAGGAGTCAGTGGATCCTGATTACTGGGAGAAACTGCTCCGTCACCATTATGAGCAACAACAGGAAGATCTGGCCAGGAATCTGGGCAAGGGCAAACGTATTCGCAAGCAAGTTAACTACAACGATGGCTCGCAAGAGGATAGAG GCTCACgtgctgtttttctttcagactgGCAGGATGACCAGTCAGATAATCAGTCAGACTATTCAGTTGCTTCTGAAGAAGGAGATGAAGACTTTGATGAGAGATCTGAAG CAGCTCGTAGGCCTAGCCGCAAGGGCTTGAGAAACGATAAGGATAAGCCTCTGCCTCCCTTACTGGCCCGTGTGGGAGGGAACATTGAG GTGTTGGGTTTCAACGCTCGCCAGCGGAAAGCCTTCCTCAATGCTATCATGCGCTATGGAATGCCACCTCAGGATGCCTTCACCACTCAGTGGCTTGTTCGGGACCTCCGTGGCAAGTCAGAGAAAGAGTTCAA GGCCTATGTCTCGCTGTTCATGCGCCATTTATGTGAACCTGGAGCTGATGGTGCGGAGACCTTTGCAGATGGGGTCCCACGGGAAGGTCTTTCTCGACAGCACGTCCTTACTCGCATTGGGGTCATGTCCCTTATACGCAAAAAG GTGCAGGAATTTGAGCATGTGAACGGCCGCTGGAGTATGCCAGAACTGGCAGAGATAGAGGAGAACAAGAAACTTTCACAGCCCAGCTCACCCTCTCCCAAAACTCCAACTCCTTCGACACCAGGGGATACGCAGCCGAATACACCGGCCCCTGTTCCTCCGCCTG AAGATGGAGTAAAAGTAGAAGAAGGAGCAAGTACTAAGGAGCAAGGAGAGCCTTCTGAACCAGAGAAGGAGCTCAGTGCCTCTGCTACTGAAACAGAGGCCCCTATGGAG CAGTGTGCTCAGCCTGGGGAGACACCGCCCCAGGAAGCAAAATCCCCAGTGAACTCCACAGaagcagatgaaaaaaaagtaGAGGAAACAGAAGTGAAAGAAAGACCAGATGAACCAATGGAAGTAGAAAGCAAAG ctgacGCGGAAAAAGTGGAAGACAGAGCAGCTACTGAAAATCCCCCTGACCCTCCTATAATCACTCTGGATGAGAAAG ATGAGAAAAAGGACGATGATAAGAGAGATGTGGTGATGCTGCAGAATGGAGAGATGCTGAAAGACTCAGTAGATGAAAGGCACAAGAAGGCAGTAAAGCAGCGCTTCATGTTCAACATAGCAGATGGTGGTTTCACTG AGCTACACTCCCTCTGGCAGAACGAAGAGCGGGCTGCCACCGTCACAAAGAAGACCTATGAGATCTGGCATCGGCGTCATGACTACTGGCTCCTAGCTGGGATTATCAA TCATGGCTATGCCCGTTGGCAGGATATTCAGAATGATCCACGTTACGCCATCCTCAATGAACCCTTCAAGGGTGAGATGAACAGGGGTAACTTCCTGGAAATAAAGAATAAGTTTTTGGCAAGGAGATTTAAG CTCCTGGAACAAGCACTGGTGATCGAGGAACAGTTGCGGCGAGCTGCCTATCTGAACATGTCCGAAGACCCATCTCACCCATCCATGGCTCTGAACACACGTTTTGCAGAGGTGGAATGCCTGGCTGAGAGCCACCAGCACCTGTCCAAGGAATCAATGGCTGGGAATAAACCAGCCAATGCTGTGCTGCACAAAG TTCtgaagcagctggaggagctgttGAGTGACATGAAGGCAGATGTGACTCGTCTGCCTGCCACAATCGCCCGCATCCCACCTGTGGCAGTGCGCCTTCAGATGTCAGAACGCAACATCCTCAGCCGCCTGGCCAACCGCAGCAGCgagcccccgccgccgccccctccccaacAA Gtggcccagcagcagtga